The following coding sequences lie in one Chloroflexota bacterium genomic window:
- a CDS encoding helix-turn-helix transcriptional regulator, with protein sequence MKNISTITTKYREEQELTQEQFGEVLFEHVPGMSAKSRQNISAWEKGNQQPLYQDVVLVLLYHRDWRFDWAHEVLAVLKPHIWALDEPVYLPE encoded by the coding sequence ATGAAGAATATTTCAACGATCACAACCAAGTATAGAGAAGAGCAGGAACTTACTCAGGAGCAATTCGGGGAAGTGTTGTTTGAGCACGTTCCAGGAATGAGCGCGAAATCGAGACAGAATATATCGGCATGGGAAAAAGGAAACCAGCAACCACTGTATCAGGATGTGGTGCTGGTTTTGTTGTATCACCGAGATTGGCGTTTTGATTGGGCGCACGAAGTCTTGGCTGTGTTGAAGCCGCATATATGGGCGTTAGATGAGCCAGTTTATTTACCCGAGTAA
- a CDS encoding tyrosine-type recombinase/integrase yields the protein MDWQNEFRNYLETEGMAPNSISAYSSDMNIYADWFLTTNERQFDPHSLVGADVREYRRYCIEQARVKASTWNRRRASMAAFAIWSRAQNYIMGDPLHGVPEQDQRTLPPYWLKPKEFRAFRRQMEINVNRARLGTAERKAAVRDWAAFSLMLYAGLRVSEVVNMRREYLLLRERSGSVEIRNSKRNTDAILPLNFEARAAVSAWLSIAPDGELIFDVTARTMQRRIKELAVDARIENCDDITPHWLRHTFVRRLAVNDDGTINNPPGFVQHFARHQHQSTTERYYQANYADLERMAEGL from the coding sequence ATGGACTGGCAAAACGAATTCCGTAATTATCTCGAAACTGAGGGTATGGCGCCCAACAGCATCAGCGCTTATAGCAGCGACATGAACATCTACGCCGATTGGTTCCTGACCACCAACGAGCGCCAATTCGATCCGCACTCACTGGTGGGCGCCGATGTGCGCGAATACAGGCGCTATTGTATCGAGCAGGCGCGTGTCAAGGCCAGCACCTGGAACCGTCGCCGGGCATCTATGGCCGCATTTGCAATATGGTCCCGAGCGCAGAATTACATTATGGGGGATCCGCTGCATGGCGTCCCTGAGCAAGATCAGCGCACCCTGCCGCCCTATTGGCTCAAGCCCAAAGAGTTTCGGGCATTCCGGCGACAGATGGAAATCAACGTCAACCGTGCCCGTCTGGGCACAGCCGAGCGCAAAGCGGCAGTCCGCGATTGGGCAGCCTTCTCGTTGATGCTCTATGCCGGGTTGCGGGTGAGTGAAGTTGTGAACATGCGCCGCGAATATCTACTGCTGCGCGAACGTAGTGGTAGCGTCGAAATACGAAACAGCAAGCGCAACACCGATGCGATCTTGCCGCTGAATTTCGAAGCGCGTGCAGCCGTCAGTGCGTGGCTGTCCATAGCGCCGGATGGTGAGCTTATATTCGATGTGACCGCTCGCACCATGCAGCGGCGCATCAAGGAGTTGGCAGTCGATGCGCGTATCGAGAACTGTGACGACATCACGCCGCATTGGTTGCGTCATACGTTCGTGCGCAGGCTGGCCGTCAATGACGATGGCACAATCAACAACCCGCCGGGGTTTGTGCAGCACTTCGCACGGCATCAGCACCAGTCCACAACAGAGCGTTATTACCAAGCCAACTATGCCGACCTCGAGCGCATGGCCGAAGGGTTGTAG